The DNA window TACCGAGTGCGGTACGTTAAAATTGGCAAACCAGCATTCTCCTGTGGCCATACTGATATTCTTCTTTTCAACAAAAAAATCCACTTTCGAATTGGTAAGAATTGGGATATGAAGACGTACAGCTCCATCAAAAAAACCCAGACCAAAATCCCGATGCTCTTTAATTTCAGAACCCGGTGTAAGTCTGAGCAGACGGACGGATTGCTTAGAAGATTTAAAGGTTTGGATCACTTGGTTAAAATACTCGGAATTTTTTAAGTAATCGGTGTCTTCAAACTCAGTAATATTTCCATCGCCAGCTGATAGTGCATGATTCGTAGCCACTGGTGCACGCAGTGGAATGCCACTCCAGTTTCCCGAATAATATTGAGTATTAAAATGCATCTCCCAGGAAGGGAGTAATTCCTGAAATTCTTTTAGAAGTTTGGATGCATTAAAGGTCAGAGATAGTTTACAAATATTTTTCATGGACACTCGACTGATAAGTATGTTTTAGACATGGAGATTATATGCTCTTCTGATAGTCATTTTTTCAGGTACGTTTAGTATTTATATGTTATCAAAAATGAAGAGTATCTGAACTACCTATCCGAAAAACCTCATCCCCGCAAAAAATTTATTGATATATGGAAGCGCTTTTATTATAATAAAATTAATTCAACCTTTCTCAATAAGTTCTTTTTTAAAGGGGAGTCTTCAACTACAACTAAGAAATAAAACATGTTCATTCTCAAGATAACCAATAACTATATAGCCGATCTAGCGTTTGGTGACGAAACCATCTCTGCGGATGGGGGCGAATACACCAGCGATTCGATATCTGGCCATCATAAGATTCAAAGTGACGGACTTACTACATTCAATATTCTGGATCTTGGTAAAGATAAAATTTCAGGATACGACTTGGATAAAACGTGGGGAATTCTAATGCGTTATGAAACCAAAGAGGTCTATGGCCGATACGAAGGAGATGGAAAATTTGATATTACATTCGATAAATATGGGGATGTAGAAATAAAAGTCGAGAATGGAGAAGCTCTTGAAATTAGCCTTCCCGGTTTAACTCTCGCAAAAAACACACCCGACAAAAATTAGAGACAAACAATTTCTCATTAAGAGAAAATCTCTTTTATCCGCACTTAACATTCATTCAAAAGACATAAAACTATGGATTATTACATCAGTTCGATCATGGGATGGGGACCTACATGGGCTCCGAGAGGCTGGACACTTTGCGCAGGACAACTACTGGCTATTTCTCAGTTTACGGCTGTATTTTCGCTTATTGGCACTATTTACGGCGGCGATGGCCGGACAACCTTCAGACTTCCGGATTTACGGGGCAGAGCGCCTGTTGCCGCAGGACAAAGTCCCGGAACATCCTATCATAATCAAGGAGCTTTGTTAGGTTCGGAACAACGAACATTAACGATATTGGAAATGCCGGTTCATAATCATAGTGCTAGTACGACGGGTCTTTCTGCAACTATTGCTGCAAGTACGGGGAACGGAAATACCAACACTCCGGGACCTACAAAGGTTATGGCAAAAGGCTTTTTACAGAGTTCGGGCCCCAGTACAGGTACACCTACTGAAATTTATACAGATTCATCAAACGCCGATACCGCTATCCATGGTGGGCCGATT is part of the Rhodohalobacter sp. 614A genome and encodes:
- a CDS encoding aspartyl/asparaginyl beta-hydroxylase domain-containing protein, with translation MKNICKLSLTFNASKLLKEFQELLPSWEMHFNTQYYSGNWSGIPLRAPVATNHALSAGDGNITEFEDTDYLKNSEYFNQVIQTFKSSKQSVRLLRLTPGSEIKEHRDFGLGFFDGAVRLHIPILTNSKVDFFVEKKNISMATGECWFANFNVPHSVANRGETDRVHLVIDLQVNDWVQNLFVKEGIIKPGEKESQKHTMEEQLQIIASLKEMGNETALKLAREMEQKMK
- a CDS encoding phage tail protein, coding for MDYYISSIMGWGPTWAPRGWTLCAGQLLAISQFTAVFSLIGTIYGGDGRTTFRLPDLRGRAPVAAGQSPGTSYHNQGALLGSEQRTLTILEMPVHNHSASTTGLSATIAASTGNGNTNTPGPTKVMAKGFLQSSGPSTGTPTEIYTDSSNADTAIHGGPITGSIIIGASGGSQPFSIVQPIQVIQFIFCLQGIFPSRN